A window from Aliamphritea hakodatensis encodes these proteins:
- a CDS encoding TetR/AcrR family transcriptional regulator, giving the protein MTRQTLSQRKRAAIVEAAVLELSDKGFQAMSMDALAARAEVSKRTVYNHFASKELLFQEIAMLIFEQSSEVTAISYSPDKSVTEQLTAYGRNETELLKSRRFRDLCRVMIAECIHSPALAAEAMVKFAEQEQTLEQWISAAIADGKLQPVDANYAANQFHGLIKAQAFWPQLLMGQPFPDDETCELIIGDAVAMFTGRYGV; this is encoded by the coding sequence ATGACACGGCAGACGCTCAGCCAGCGAAAGCGGGCGGCAATTGTTGAAGCAGCAGTGCTGGAACTGAGTGATAAAGGTTTTCAGGCAATGAGTATGGATGCGTTGGCAGCACGGGCCGAAGTTTCTAAACGGACGGTGTATAACCATTTCGCCAGCAAAGAGTTGCTGTTTCAGGAAATCGCCATGCTTATTTTTGAGCAAAGCAGTGAAGTGACGGCGATTTCTTACAGTCCTGACAAGAGTGTCACTGAACAGCTGACGGCGTATGGCCGTAATGAAACTGAACTGCTTAAATCCCGGCGTTTCAGGGATCTGTGCCGGGTGATGATTGCCGAGTGTATTCATTCACCGGCGCTGGCTGCAGAGGCCATGGTTAAATTTGCCGAACAGGAACAGACCCTGGAGCAATGGATCAGCGCAGCCATTGCGGATGGTAAACTGCAGCCTGTTGATGCCAATTATGCGGCGAACCAGTTCCATGGGTTGATTAAGGCGCAGGCATTCTGGCCACAGCTGTTAATGGGTCAGCCGTTTCCTGATGATGAAACTTGCGAATTAATTATTGGTGACGCAGTTGCGATGTTTACCGGCCGTTACGGAGTGTAA
- a CDS encoding DMT family transporter, which yields MTSQAHTSPADASGSLLGSTNLLIAAVAWGGMYGVSQTALQYLDAYTLTTVRYGFGALFFCLLLWLKQGRSGFGFDGQFVKVWLYGSCGFCGFSVLLFHGLEYAPAEHGAVIASLMPLISALITWVIHGKRPDPATLACALVAIAGVMLVISRGDIDNLLQLSAIKGDLMIILGVTCWVIFSMGITQVPGWNASRYTAMSCCAGLITIVAVNLIAGWRGAAYLPALSDIRMVSFEISYLILAAGVLAVSCWASGVARVGAINALLFMNMIPVSAFIIAFLQGKVIDPMELYGMLLVVSALLANNLLPRIRPVRQQQPACSE from the coding sequence ATGACTTCACAGGCACATACTTCCCCCGCAGATGCCTCCGGTTCACTGCTGGGCAGCACCAACCTGCTCATCGCCGCTGTCGCCTGGGGCGGTATGTACGGGGTTTCACAAACCGCGCTTCAGTACCTGGATGCCTACACGCTCACAACGGTCCGCTATGGCTTCGGGGCACTGTTCTTTTGCCTGCTGCTGTGGCTGAAACAGGGCCGCAGCGGTTTTGGTTTTGACGGTCAGTTCGTCAAAGTCTGGCTGTATGGCTCATGCGGCTTCTGCGGCTTTTCCGTCCTGTTATTTCATGGCCTTGAATACGCGCCGGCAGAACATGGCGCAGTTATCGCCTCATTAATGCCCCTGATCAGTGCCCTGATTACCTGGGTTATCCATGGCAAACGGCCGGACCCGGCTACCCTTGCCTGCGCACTGGTTGCCATTGCCGGGGTCATGCTGGTCATTTCCCGGGGCGACATCGACAACCTGTTGCAGCTCAGCGCCATCAAGGGTGATCTGATGATCATTCTCGGCGTCACCTGCTGGGTCATTTTTTCCATGGGCATCACCCAGGTCCCCGGCTGGAATGCCAGCCGTTATACAGCGATGTCCTGCTGTGCCGGCCTGATTACCATAGTGGCGGTAAATCTGATCGCCGGCTGGCGCGGGGCCGCCTATTTACCGGCACTCAGCGATATCCGTATGGTCAGCTTTGAGATCAGTTACCTGATTTTGGCAGCCGGTGTACTGGCGGTTTCATGCTGGGCCAGCGGGGTCGCCCGGGTCGGGGCGATTAATGCCCTGCTGTTCATGAATATGATTCCGGTATCCGCCTTCATCATTGCCTTCCTGCAGGGCAAGGTCATCGACCCGATGGAGCTCTACGGCATGCTGCTGGTCGTCAGCGCACTGTTAGCCAATAACCTGTTACCACGGATTCGCCCGGTCCGTCAGCAACAGCCAGCCTGTTCTGAATAG
- a CDS encoding LysR substrate-binding domain-containing protein encodes MVVSVKPEYLRVLIAVESNGSLSAAAAELGITVSSVSYAVRQLEEQLGQALLNRDSYRVCLTPAGVTARDYAEQILNLHQSLEAHVRQVGEGWEPELRIAFTNMMCGEVLYQWLSEFYQLNSRTRIRVVREVYQGTWDALYDQRVDLVIGAVGQPPHEVDIEYLPAGRQSLMLVMAPDHQLATDNRPLSMGELSRYRLVDAGDSSRLIRPGKGQQQLCEDVLIVPDLFAQREAILSGIGVGFMPAHLISDLLASGALLSREIVNYDCSSELFVAWRKSSRGQALNWFRERLQAREMRARFLKPILTNRQEEGEER; translated from the coding sequence ATGGTGGTTTCGGTAAAACCTGAGTACCTCCGGGTGCTGATTGCGGTGGAGAGTAACGGCAGTCTGTCTGCTGCGGCGGCGGAGCTGGGTATCACGGTTTCCAGCGTCAGTTATGCAGTCCGTCAGCTTGAAGAGCAGTTGGGGCAGGCACTGTTAAATCGTGACAGTTACCGGGTCTGCCTGACCCCGGCCGGGGTTACCGCCCGAGATTACGCCGAACAGATACTCAACCTGCACCAGAGTCTTGAAGCCCATGTACGACAGGTGGGCGAAGGCTGGGAGCCGGAGCTGCGAATTGCCTTTACCAACATGATGTGCGGCGAGGTGCTTTACCAGTGGCTCAGCGAGTTTTATCAGCTGAACAGCCGCACCCGCATCAGAGTAGTCCGGGAGGTGTATCAGGGGACCTGGGATGCCCTGTATGACCAGCGGGTCGATCTGGTGATCGGCGCCGTCGGCCAGCCGCCCCATGAAGTGGATATTGAATATTTACCGGCCGGCCGCCAGTCACTGATGCTGGTAATGGCACCGGATCATCAGTTGGCAACGGATAACCGGCCGCTGAGCATGGGTGAACTGAGCCGTTACCGGCTGGTGGATGCGGGTGACAGCAGCCGTCTGATCCGGCCGGGTAAAGGGCAGCAGCAATTGTGTGAAGACGTACTGATCGTACCGGATCTGTTTGCCCAGCGTGAAGCCATTTTAAGCGGCATTGGCGTGGGTTTTATGCCGGCACATCTCATCAGTGACTTACTGGCCAGCGGGGCACTGTTAAGCCGTGAGATAGTGAATTACGACTGCAGCAGTGAGCTGTTTGTGGCATGGCGCAAGTCATCCCGCGGGCAGGCACTTAACTGGTTCCGGGAACGGCTGCAGGCAAGGGAAATGCGGGCACGTTTTTTAAAACCGATTTTAACTAATCGTCAGGAAGAGGGTGAGGAAAGATGA
- a CDS encoding class I SAM-dependent methyltransferase, whose protein sequence is MSQLFDAMPDPYEQWFLTPLGAVIKQLELDLIMQLVQPQPGEHILDAGCGSGIFTEPLVTAGAGITGIDVSRPMLEWAEKRLPEQQFLTADMCDLPFADGHFDKTVSVTALEFIEDAQRAMDEMWRVTKPGGLMVVATLNGKSPWAARRRAKAAADKDSLFNHAWFRTPDELASLMSVAGEIHTAIHFEKDADPDGALQVEAQALAKGEDSGAFLIGCWRKP, encoded by the coding sequence ATGTCTCAGTTGTTTGATGCCATGCCAGACCCTTATGAACAGTGGTTTCTTACCCCGCTGGGAGCGGTGATTAAACAGCTTGAACTTGATCTGATCATGCAACTGGTGCAGCCGCAGCCCGGTGAGCATATTCTGGATGCCGGTTGCGGCAGCGGTATTTTTACAGAGCCTCTGGTCACTGCCGGGGCCGGTATTACCGGCATTGATGTCTCCCGGCCAATGCTGGAGTGGGCTGAAAAGCGTTTGCCTGAACAGCAGTTTCTTACGGCGGATATGTGCGATCTGCCATTTGCCGATGGCCACTTTGATAAGACCGTGTCTGTTACGGCGCTGGAATTTATTGAAGATGCGCAACGGGCCATGGATGAAATGTGGCGGGTAACTAAACCCGGTGGGCTGATGGTGGTGGCGACTCTGAACGGCAAAAGCCCCTGGGCAGCACGGCGCAGGGCAAAGGCGGCGGCGGATAAAGATTCCCTGTTCAATCACGCATGGTTCCGCACGCCCGATGAGCTGGCCAGCCTGATGTCTGTCGCCGGTGAAATTCACACCGCCATTCATTTTGAGAAAGATGCTGATCCTGATGGCGCTTTGCAGGTTGAGGCACAGGCACTGGCAAAGGGTGAAGACAGCGGTGCATTTCTGATCGGTTGCTGGCGCAAGCCGTAA
- a CDS encoding NADPH-dependent FMN reductase, with protein sequence MKVLAFAASNSKQSINKQLVGYTTGLISGAEIEILDLNDYEMPLFSVDREAELGQPEQAQAFFRKIGEADALVIAYAEHNGSYTAAWKNLFDWTSRIDQKVFQNKPMLLLATSPGPGGARNVLTQAKTSAPYFAGEVVADVSVASFYDVFDMQTGKVTSEDAAAEIESAVAALAEHRVAVTA encoded by the coding sequence ATGAAAGTATTAGCATTTGCAGCATCCAACAGTAAGCAATCCATTAACAAACAACTGGTAGGCTACACCACAGGTTTAATCAGCGGTGCCGAGATTGAAATTCTGGATCTGAATGATTACGAAATGCCACTGTTCAGTGTGGACCGTGAAGCAGAACTGGGTCAGCCGGAACAGGCACAAGCGTTTTTCCGCAAAATCGGCGAAGCAGATGCACTGGTGATTGCGTATGCGGAACATAACGGCTCGTACACCGCCGCCTGGAAAAACCTGTTTGACTGGACATCCCGGATTGACCAGAAAGTCTTCCAGAACAAGCCAATGCTGTTGCTGGCAACATCCCCGGGCCCCGGCGGTGCGCGTAATGTGCTGACCCAGGCGAAAACCTCTGCCCCGTATTTCGCCGGTGAGGTGGTAGCGGATGTTTCCGTGGCAAGTTTCTACGATGTTTTTGATATGCAAACCGGGAAGGTGACTTCAGAAGACGCCGCCGCTGAAATTGAAAGTGCAGTTGCAGCGCTGGCTGAACATCGGGTTGCTGTTACGGCATAG
- a CDS encoding MBL fold metallo-hydrolase — translation MASLFSCSIFSNTPEIADYSDSTQFADGKFRNQKEFVMNDSATLARIAWRYMTEKRTDAQPAADIPLTTLNKAQLQADNHTGTALYRLGHSSMLLAVEGEFWLIDPVFSERASPVQWMGPKRFHPVPVEYDQLPDIKGVIISHDHYDHLDQATIETLSNMAEHFVTPLGVGQLMLDWGVDPQQIHELDWWQHVDIGKLQLTAAPGQHFSGRGITGGNQTLWASWGIKTPDQNIFYSGDTGYFEGFKEIGERLGPFDLTLIENGAYDKDWSEVHMSPEETLQAHLDVKGTALLPVHNGTFDLALHPWYEPFERISELADAAGVKLVTPEIGQRLDLAKMEENAYWWREIARK, via the coding sequence ATGGCATCGTTATTCAGCTGCAGCATTTTCAGCAATACACCTGAAATCGCAGATTACTCAGACTCAACACAGTTTGCAGACGGCAAATTCCGCAATCAGAAAGAATTTGTCATGAATGACTCAGCCACTCTGGCGCGTATAGCCTGGCGCTACATGACCGAGAAACGGACAGATGCCCAGCCCGCCGCCGATATCCCCCTGACAACCCTGAACAAAGCTCAGCTGCAGGCCGACAATCATACCGGCACGGCCCTTTATCGGCTGGGGCATTCCAGTATGTTACTGGCTGTAGAGGGAGAATTCTGGCTGATCGATCCGGTGTTTTCAGAGCGCGCCTCCCCGGTGCAGTGGATGGGCCCGAAGCGCTTCCACCCCGTACCGGTGGAATATGACCAGTTGCCGGACATTAAAGGCGTGATCATTTCCCATGACCACTACGACCACCTCGATCAGGCTACCATTGAAACACTCAGCAACATGGCTGAACACTTCGTAACGCCGCTGGGTGTCGGTCAGTTAATGCTGGACTGGGGTGTCGATCCGCAACAGATTCACGAACTGGACTGGTGGCAGCACGTTGATATCGGCAAACTGCAACTGACTGCGGCTCCCGGACAGCACTTTTCTGGCCGGGGCATTACCGGCGGTAATCAGACCCTGTGGGCGTCGTGGGGAATTAAAACTCCGGATCAGAACATCTTTTACAGTGGTGATACCGGCTACTTTGAAGGCTTTAAAGAGATCGGCGAACGCCTCGGCCCGTTTGATCTGACACTGATTGAAAACGGCGCCTACGATAAAGACTGGTCAGAGGTACACATGAGCCCGGAAGAAACCCTGCAGGCCCATCTTGATGTAAAAGGAACAGCCCTGCTACCGGTGCATAACGGCACCTTCGACCTTGCCCTGCATCCGTGGTACGAACCTTTCGAACGGATCAGTGAACTGGCAGACGCTGCCGGTGTAAAACTGGTGACACCTGAAATAGGCCAGCGGCTGGATTTAGCCAAGATGGAAGAGAATGCTTACTGGTGGCGCGAAATTGCGCGGAAATGA
- a CDS encoding LysR family transcriptional regulator — protein sequence MPDINDMLIFAKVAELQGISPAARALNLPKSKVSRRMAMLETALSARLLERTTRAVHLTEAGRIYYQHCKQINEAVENAEHAVQQLSETPRGQLRISASVTTGQTLIAPHLSEFAELYPLVNIDLDLNNRRVDVVSEGFDLVVRVGKLEDSNLISRKLGGGSAGLFAAPGYLKKHGTPSDPDALHQHRILVMSDASNVLNWRLQNSRGDIHSLNVTPSMQINDMTTLTTVIAGGAGIACLPAYLVHEQVESGKLCRVLPDWHTPEINLYILYPSQRGLTHKARLWMDFYISKLADNW from the coding sequence ATGCCTGATATTAACGACATGCTGATATTCGCCAAGGTAGCAGAGCTGCAGGGAATTTCACCCGCGGCCCGGGCGCTGAATCTGCCGAAATCCAAAGTCAGCCGCCGGATGGCCATGCTGGAAACTGCCCTCAGTGCCCGCCTGCTGGAGCGTACCACCCGTGCTGTTCATCTTACCGAGGCCGGACGCATTTACTATCAGCACTGCAAGCAGATTAACGAAGCGGTAGAAAACGCCGAGCATGCGGTACAGCAACTGAGCGAGACTCCCAGGGGTCAACTGCGGATCAGCGCCTCGGTCACCACCGGGCAAACACTGATCGCCCCCCACCTGAGTGAGTTCGCAGAACTGTATCCACTGGTGAATATCGATCTTGACCTGAATAACCGGCGGGTAGATGTGGTCAGCGAAGGCTTCGACCTGGTGGTCCGGGTCGGCAAACTGGAAGACTCAAACCTGATCAGCCGAAAGTTAGGCGGCGGCAGCGCCGGCTTATTTGCAGCCCCGGGCTACCTGAAGAAACATGGTACGCCTTCCGATCCGGATGCCCTGCACCAGCACCGGATACTGGTCATGTCTGATGCCAGTAACGTGCTTAACTGGCGGCTGCAGAACAGCCGGGGCGACATTCACTCGCTGAATGTCACCCCAAGCATGCAAATCAATGATATGACCACCCTGACAACCGTGATTGCCGGCGGTGCCGGCATCGCCTGCCTGCCCGCGTATCTGGTTCATGAACAGGTTGAGTCCGGCAAGTTATGCCGGGTGCTGCCAGACTGGCACACCCCGGAAATCAACCTGTATATCCTCTACCCCAGCCAGCGGGGCCTGACGCACAAAGCCCGTTTATGGATGGACTTTTACATCAGTAAGCTGGCGGATAACTGGTAA
- the hisD gene encoding histidinol dehydrogenase → MTDKRTISVWELNGLSGQEREQLLQRTESDMSDYLLQVSPIIEDVRQRGDVALAEYGRRFDGADISEADLRVTPEEFQAAAAKVDAETREAIEYAADNIRRYHEAQKPGEMTMQEVRRGSFVGERFLPIPSVACYVPRGKGSFPSVLLMNAIPAVVAGVKQVVVITPPGADGSVDAATLVAIQLIADTQGCQIQVFKCGGAQAVAAVAYGTATVPRCSKIVGPGSPWMVAAKQLLSSRIDPGIPAGPSESIVFADETVDGGLAALDLLIEAEHGPDSSAFLVTTSRQVAEQAIAAMPDHWAAMSELRVEYSATVICGPMGGIVIAEDRQQAFDFINDYAPEHLQILSTDAWQYLGDIENAGEVLLGQHSPSTLGNFVLGCNAVLPTSGKAATVSPLSVMDFMKFMSVAYVTESGYPEMAKQAERLATYEGFDGHARAVSAVRKPYLR, encoded by the coding sequence ATGACTGACAAGCGAACAATCAGTGTCTGGGAGCTGAACGGGCTCAGCGGACAGGAAAGAGAACAGCTGTTACAGCGCACCGAATCAGATATGTCGGACTACCTGCTGCAGGTCAGCCCGATCATTGAAGATGTCCGTCAGCGGGGAGATGTGGCCCTGGCTGAATACGGCCGCCGTTTTGATGGCGCTGACATCAGTGAAGCGGATCTGCGGGTAACGCCGGAAGAGTTTCAGGCGGCAGCGGCAAAGGTTGATGCTGAAACCCGCGAAGCCATTGAATACGCCGCAGACAATATCCGCCGTTATCACGAAGCACAGAAACCCGGTGAAATGACCATGCAGGAAGTGCGCCGGGGCAGTTTTGTTGGCGAACGTTTTCTGCCGATTCCTTCGGTGGCCTGTTATGTGCCCCGGGGTAAGGGGTCATTCCCTTCGGTGTTGCTGATGAATGCCATTCCGGCAGTGGTTGCCGGTGTTAAACAGGTGGTTGTCATCACACCGCCGGGAGCAGACGGCAGTGTGGACGCCGCCACGCTGGTAGCTATACAGCTGATCGCTGATACCCAGGGCTGCCAGATTCAGGTGTTTAAATGCGGCGGTGCACAGGCGGTTGCAGCGGTTGCCTATGGTACGGCCACCGTACCCCGGTGCAGCAAGATTGTCGGCCCGGGCTCACCCTGGATGGTGGCCGCCAAGCAACTGCTAAGCAGCCGGATTGATCCGGGTATTCCCGCCGGACCTTCAGAATCCATTGTGTTTGCAGATGAAACGGTGGACGGTGGCCTGGCGGCGCTGGATCTGCTGATTGAAGCGGAGCACGGGCCGGATTCTTCTGCGTTTCTGGTTACCACGTCAAGGCAGGTCGCGGAACAGGCCATTGCCGCCATGCCGGACCACTGGGCTGCGATGTCGGAACTGCGGGTAGAGTATTCTGCCACCGTTATCTGTGGGCCGATGGGCGGTATTGTCATTGCCGAAGACCGTCAGCAGGCGTTTGATTTCATCAATGATTATGCGCCGGAGCATTTACAGATCCTCAGCACCGATGCCTGGCAGTATCTGGGAGACATCGAAAATGCCGGTGAAGTACTTCTGGGCCAGCACTCACCGAGTACGCTGGGGAATTTTGTACTTGGCTGCAATGCGGTGTTACCGACCTCCGGTAAGGCTGCTACGGTGTCACCGTTATCTGTGATGGACTTTATGAAGTTCATGTCCGTGGCTTATGTGACTGAGTCCGGTTACCCGGAAATGGCGAAGCAGGCTGAACGGCTGGCGACCTACGAAGGCTTTGACGGCCATGCCCGGGCGGTATCCGCCGTGCGTAAACCTTATCTGCGCTGA
- a CDS encoding mandelate racemase/muconate lactonizing enzyme family protein, with protein MKVTGYHTTQVSVPLSQPLITAIHRTDAVGCVLLSIETDAGLCGEGYVFALNQQRLPAFTAMIDSLMPLIVGQNPLYIEKHWQAMWRDVNPAGLKGVTVSAMSAIDTALWDIVGKRAGLPLYQLFGACRDEVKTYASSGLWLSQSIDELIAEAQGFVDQGFRAVKLRLGKEDIREDVARVKALRESLGDSTEILTDANQSLTPRKAISLARQIADYDITWLEEPVAANDFAGHRRVLEAIDIPLASGETEYTSFGMKDMLEQRTVDVLMPDLQRIGGLSEMRKSAAIAASYHTPISTHIFTEQSLSIAGSAANCISVEHVDWFAPLFKEKMTVAEGCIAMPQTPGLGFSFDWDTVAQLQLTP; from the coding sequence ATGAAGGTTACCGGTTATCACACCACTCAGGTTTCAGTTCCCCTCAGTCAACCACTGATCACGGCGATTCACCGTACTGATGCTGTGGGATGTGTGTTGCTGTCCATCGAAACCGACGCAGGCTTGTGCGGTGAGGGCTATGTCTTCGCGCTGAATCAGCAGCGTCTGCCAGCATTTACCGCCATGATCGACAGCCTGATGCCCCTGATTGTCGGCCAGAATCCTCTGTATATTGAAAAACACTGGCAGGCCATGTGGCGGGATGTAAACCCGGCGGGCTTAAAAGGCGTCACAGTATCGGCAATGTCTGCCATCGATACGGCTCTCTGGGACATTGTCGGCAAGCGCGCAGGGCTGCCGCTGTATCAGTTATTTGGGGCATGCCGGGATGAAGTTAAAACCTATGCCAGCAGCGGCCTCTGGCTGAGTCAGTCTATTGATGAGTTGATTGCCGAGGCGCAGGGGTTTGTTGATCAGGGATTCAGGGCCGTTAAGTTAAGGCTGGGCAAAGAGGATATCAGGGAAGATGTTGCCAGAGTCAAAGCACTGCGTGAGTCTCTGGGGGATTCGACGGAGATACTTACCGATGCCAATCAGTCGCTAACGCCCCGCAAGGCGATCAGCCTGGCCCGGCAGATTGCCGACTATGACATTACCTGGCTGGAAGAACCGGTAGCGGCTAATGACTTTGCCGGCCACCGACGGGTGCTGGAAGCCATCGATATCCCGCTGGCCAGCGGTGAAACCGAGTACACCAGCTTTGGCATGAAGGATATGCTGGAGCAACGCACGGTGGATGTGCTGATGCCGGACCTGCAGCGGATTGGCGGCCTGAGTGAAATGCGTAAATCCGCCGCCATCGCCGCCAGCTATCACACACCGATATCCACACATATCTTTACCGAGCAGAGCCTGAGCATTGCGGGTTCTGCCGCTAACTGTATTTCTGTTGAGCACGTGGACTGGTTTGCGCCGCTGTTTAAGGAAAAGATGACCGTAGCAGAGGGCTGTATTGCTATGCCGCAGACACCGGGTCTTGGATTCAGCTTTGACTGGGATACTGTTGCGCAGTTACAGCTGACACCGTAA
- a CDS encoding aldehyde dehydrogenase → MSVQNKDYWLSLKASITLQDKAFIDGQFVAASDGGTYEAINPATGEVLVNAAACTGQDVDAAVAAARRTFDSGIWADQAPAARKAVLKRLAALIMENHEEMALLESLNVGKPVQDAMNIDIPGSAGCFEWYAEAIDKLYGEVAPTDGNNVATITREPIGVVAAVVPWNFPLDIAAWKLAPALIAGNSVVLKPAEQSTLTALRLAELAKEAGIPDGVLNVVTGHGHVVGKALGLHMDVDCLAFTGSTAVGKLFMGYSAESNLKAVWPETGGKSPNLIFADCDLDAAVEHAAMGIFFNQGEVCSANSRILIEASVKDAFVEKFVAKAVSMKVGDPLDADTQVGALIDQQHACNVREFIKQAQAEGAQMLTGGVGDEATAVVAPTIFDGVNQDMQIARDEVFGPVAALMTFDSEEEAVRIANDSLYGLAASLWTTNLNRAHRVAKKLRAGTVSVNTMDALDFSTPFGGYKQSGFGRDLSLHALDKFTQLKTTWIKLG, encoded by the coding sequence ATGAGCGTACAGAATAAAGATTACTGGCTGAGCCTGAAGGCTTCCATCACGTTACAGGACAAAGCGTTTATCGACGGCCAGTTTGTGGCAGCCAGCGATGGCGGCACCTACGAAGCCATCAACCCGGCGACCGGCGAAGTGCTGGTCAATGCGGCGGCCTGTACCGGTCAGGACGTGGATGCGGCTGTGGCTGCTGCCCGCCGTACTTTCGACAGCGGTATCTGGGCGGATCAGGCACCGGCTGCCCGTAAGGCGGTACTTAAACGTCTGGCGGCCCTGATCATGGAAAACCATGAAGAAATGGCGCTGCTGGAAAGCCTGAACGTCGGCAAACCGGTACAGGATGCTATGAACATCGACATTCCGGGTTCTGCCGGCTGTTTTGAATGGTACGCCGAAGCAATCGATAAACTGTACGGCGAAGTCGCGCCGACCGACGGTAACAATGTTGCCACCATTACCCGTGAGCCAATCGGTGTGGTTGCAGCGGTGGTACCGTGGAACTTCCCGCTGGACATTGCTGCCTGGAAACTGGCCCCGGCGCTGATTGCTGGTAACTCGGTAGTTCTTAAGCCTGCGGAGCAGTCGACCCTGACCGCACTGCGTCTGGCTGAGCTGGCGAAAGAAGCGGGCATTCCGGACGGTGTGCTGAACGTGGTGACCGGCCATGGCCATGTAGTGGGTAAAGCACTGGGTCTGCATATGGATGTGGACTGCCTGGCATTCACCGGTTCAACGGCGGTTGGCAAGCTGTTCATGGGGTATTCCGCGGAATCAAATCTGAAAGCGGTCTGGCCGGAAACCGGCGGTAAGAGTCCGAACCTGATCTTTGCTGACTGTGATCTGGACGCGGCTGTTGAGCACGCTGCAATGGGCATTTTCTTCAATCAGGGCGAAGTCTGCTCGGCTAACTCCCGTATTCTGATTGAAGCCAGCGTTAAAGACGCATTCGTTGAAAAATTTGTGGCGAAAGCTGTTTCGATGAAGGTAGGTGACCCGCTGGATGCTGATACTCAGGTGGGTGCACTGATCGACCAGCAACACGCCTGCAACGTTCGCGAGTTTATTAAACAGGCACAAGCTGAAGGCGCGCAAATGCTGACCGGCGGTGTGGGTGATGAGGCTACTGCTGTGGTTGCACCGACCATTTTTGACGGGGTAAATCAGGATATGCAGATCGCCCGTGATGAAGTGTTCGGCCCGGTTGCCGCACTGATGACCTTCGACAGTGAAGAAGAGGCGGTGCGTATTGCCAATGATTCCCTGTACGGACTGGCGGCATCCCTATGGACCACTAACCTGAACCGTGCACACCGTGTTGCTAAGAAACTGCGGGCCGGTACGGTTTCAGTGAATACCATGGATGCGCTGGATTTCAGTACGCCATTTGGCGGTTACAAGCAGTCCGGTTTCGGCCGTGATCTGTCTCTGCATGCGCTGGACAAGTTCACGCAGCTGAAGACTACCTGGATCAAGCTGGGCTGA